The Juglans regia cultivar Chandler chromosome 6, Walnut 2.0, whole genome shotgun sequence genome contains the following window.
tcatataaaattatttcatttcatctcataatcTAAAGCAGCCATCagtagaaaaattagatttctttttataatttttcaaagtgatatctacttttttataaagaaattatacgaaaattatctatttaaaatttgtacaaatcatttataaaaaaatatgttaataacAATGAATCATCAAGAACTAATATTAGCAATAGAGAGAGATTGCATTCTACAAtgttttttttgataattaaaagaaataaattctaCAATGTTATGCCAAAAGTTGTATagaaagcaaaaataatatttaggttacgtttagatattgagttaaatttagttgagttgaattctttatgaatagtagtgagttaagtaATGAAGGGATTTATGTGGgacccatctaaactgagtttaaagtatatttgaatattaagataagttaaatactttttataaaaaattgaaaaagggtTGTGGATCCcacatataaagatgttttaagttgaaaaaggttgtgggtctcacgtctaagaaagttttgagttgagataaatttaataatttaagagtttggtatttagatgttaaactcaacttaaaattagattaaattcaAATGAGTTTAACTGACTTTGGAAATCAAACGCAGCCTAATCTCTAATCTGGCAATCTTATCATACACATACCAGAGGGGATAAATATATGAGAGAATATAAGGAGCCAAACCCACTTGGTTCCGAATCAAACTCACCATTCCTTTCATACGAGTCAAAAGGAAACACATAATGGCTGAAAACATTACACGCAGCAAACCCCTTGCCATCGTGGCACTTTGAGACCCCATAGCTATGACATCTGTTCCAACTGACTTTGGCTTTTTCATACCTCCTCCCCTCCTCCCTACTATACACTAATCTTTTACTAAATCCAACTCAAACCCGTTTTCCTTGTCAAATTTTGCagaaactccataaaaattatTGCACAAGTTCCATCAAACTCTGCAGGAATTCATGGGCTCAGAAACTTTCCTGGAAGTGATATTGGCAATACTCCTACCACCTGTTGGAGTCTTCCTGCGTTATGGCTGTGGA
Protein-coding sequences here:
- the LOC118348781 gene encoding salt stress-induced hydrophobic peptide ESI3, with amino-acid sequence MGSETFLEVILAILLPPVGVFLRYGCGVEFWICLLLTILGYIPGIVYAIYVLVG